The Caldisericum exile AZM16c01 region AGAATGCAATTAAGGTTGTAAAAGAAAATGATGGAAAACTTGTCATTGCGGATTTTGGTGCAAGACATATAGAGCGCCTTGAAATATTCCTTGAAATTGCAAAGGAAACCAAAAGGCACCTTGCAATAACGATGAAAGATGCATATTTACTTCACCTCTTAAAAGACGACAACATTAATATCATAGACGACGAAAATATCGCTATCATTGAAAGTAAAAGAGAGCAAAATAGAAAGTGGATTAAAGAAATTAGTGAGAATAATGAATATATAAATAGATTTGTGACGATTTCTGAAATTGGAAAAAGCCCCGGCGATTACATTGTTTGCTATAGTTTCTGGGATATGCCAAACCTCCTTGATATTGAGATTGACGGTGGCGCTTATATTTACTCTACAAGCGAAGCATATACAGAAGAGCAGATGTTTGATACAGAGAGGCTTTTAAATTGGATTAAAATCTTTCATTTAACTCCCTACGGCCTTGAGTTTAAAGAAGGTACACCTTCTTTTACGAGAGAATACCACGTTTCAGGGCATGCAAACCCAAAAGACCTCTTAGAACATATTTTACTTGCAAAACCAAGGTTTGTGTTGCCAATTCACACAGAGCATCTTGATACTTATGCAGATTTGTTAAGAAACCAACTTGGCAATAATTATACAATTATAACAGATACTGACCCAACGGGAATTTTGTCTTTTGAACTTTAAGGCTTTAAATTCACCTTCATAATAAATGCTTTAAGGTTTTCTCTTCCGTCAATCCTTATGCGAGGAAGAAGAAGTGGATTGTCTTTTGAATTTGCAACTCCTGGAATTACGGTTGTTGCCATTGTGTATCCGTTTGCCTTAAGCAATTCAACCGACTCTCTATCAAAACCTCCAAAAGGATAACAAAAAGAGGTTGGTGTATAATTAAAAAGTCTTTTTACATCGTTTGTGCATGTTTTTATCTCGTAAATTTTCGTGATAAGAGGCGTTTTCTTTAAATTGACATGGTCTCTTGTGTGTGTACCAATCTCACACAAACCGCTATCATGCATTTCTTTTACTTCGGTTTTGCTCATATAAAAGTGTGTATGCATCCCTGTGTATTTTGTTATTAAGAAGATAACAAAGTGAAAATTATATTTCTTAAGTATGGGATATGCATATTCATAAACACCTTTATCTCCATCATCGAATGTAAGAACAATTGGTTTTAGAGGCATAGGCATTTTTCCTGCCCATATTTTATTCAATTCTTTAAGT contains the following coding sequences:
- a CDS encoding polysaccharide deacetylase family protein; translation: MKKEIEIALITILVFVLVLVFSLQYVSEEREEALYESTITYETYIHSKDLWKPAINTHKIARPKTQKETGVSYVPILMFHNVAPIPPNASELKKSLTVDPKLFESMMEYLKKNGFTPITLKELNKIWAGKMPMPLKPIVLTFDDGDKGVYEYAYPILKKYNFHFVIFLITKYTGMHTHFYMSKTEVKEMHDSGLCEIGTHTRDHVNLKKTPLITKIYEIKTCTNDVKRLFNYTPTSFCYPFGGFDRESVELLKANGYTMATTVIPGVANSKDNPLLLPRIRIDGRENLKAFIMKVNLKP